A genome region from Alkalimarinus coralli includes the following:
- a CDS encoding DUF2860 family protein — protein sequence MQLSQSTRPTRHLRLFCGLVTTGLLLTHNTLSARPLATQPGWGADIAIAAGYSKSQSQFNVDSENRVTDDLNNSGQEIEQATVIPLARLDYTLDSLKTQFFLGNSRENVAKGEVQIELGVTHQFEDHSQLTVAYFPELPIIGDTWKDPYVTGQQREETEEVAQGGRIELSNIAGSLFDVQYAFADSDIEDELSGNSLSFLTDADRQLLHRDVFFQRLSVDRLVPITSNLMLKPGLLYTRAEAKGDANSSDEYAVRLQVVYQQARHLLTGTALYGRLEADVDNPIFDKREKNNRHSLFALYKYQKPFNWENWSLLAIGFWGETDSNISFYNSSGLGIGIGAAYQWR from the coding sequence ATGCAGCTTTCTCAATCGACAAGGCCGACCCGCCATTTACGTCTATTTTGTGGTTTAGTCACGACAGGATTACTGTTAACTCACAACACACTATCAGCTCGTCCATTAGCAACACAACCGGGCTGGGGAGCTGACATTGCCATCGCAGCGGGCTACTCAAAATCGCAGTCCCAATTTAACGTTGATAGTGAAAATAGAGTAACCGATGACTTAAACAACTCCGGTCAAGAAATAGAGCAGGCAACCGTTATCCCTCTTGCTCGACTGGACTATACGCTGGACAGCCTGAAAACGCAGTTTTTCCTGGGTAATAGCAGAGAAAATGTTGCTAAAGGTGAAGTACAAATTGAGTTAGGTGTAACACATCAGTTCGAAGACCACTCACAACTTACCGTTGCCTATTTCCCCGAACTTCCCATTATTGGTGATACGTGGAAAGATCCTTACGTAACCGGGCAGCAACGAGAAGAGACAGAAGAAGTTGCACAAGGCGGCCGCATAGAGCTGAGCAACATTGCTGGAAGCCTGTTTGATGTGCAATACGCATTCGCCGATAGCGACATTGAGGATGAATTAAGCGGCAATAGCCTGAGTTTCCTTACTGATGCTGATCGTCAACTATTGCATAGAGACGTTTTCTTTCAGCGTCTGAGTGTAGATCGTCTAGTGCCAATAACCTCAAACCTAATGCTAAAGCCAGGCCTGCTATATACCCGCGCCGAAGCGAAGGGTGACGCCAATAGTTCAGATGAGTACGCTGTTAGGCTTCAAGTCGTATATCAGCAAGCTCGCCACCTCTTAACAGGGACGGCCCTGTACGGTCGACTAGAGGCAGACGTAGACAACCCCATATTCGATAAGCGCGAAAAGAACAACCGACACTCACTCTTTGCTTTATACAAATACCAAAAACCCTTTAATTGGGAAAACTGGAGCTTATTAGCCATTGGCTTTTGGGGAGAGACAGACTCTAATATCTCTTTTTACAACAGCAGCGGTCTCGGGATAGGGATTGGTGCCGCTTATCAGTGGCGCTAA
- a CDS encoding YgjP-like metallopeptidase domain-containing protein, with protein sequence MTKHLKYLSGYPETIVLQAERLIDEDRLGAFLLKRYPESHHIRTDKALYSYVLDIKNDYLKKSQPLSKVVYDDKINVINHALGLHTFVSRVQGSKLKAKNEIRVASVFKNTPEPFLRMIAVHELAHLKEKEHNKAFYKLCRHMEPSYHQLELDMRLYLTHMDLIGRLY encoded by the coding sequence GTGACTAAACATTTAAAATACCTGTCTGGATATCCTGAAACGATCGTGCTTCAGGCTGAGCGGCTGATTGATGAGGATAGGCTAGGGGCGTTTTTGCTGAAGAGATATCCGGAGTCTCACCACATTCGTACTGATAAAGCGCTCTATAGCTATGTGCTGGATATAAAAAATGACTACTTAAAAAAATCTCAGCCGTTAAGCAAGGTTGTTTACGATGACAAAATTAATGTGATTAATCATGCATTAGGCCTACATACTTTTGTGTCAAGAGTACAGGGGAGTAAGCTCAAGGCTAAGAATGAAATTAGAGTTGCATCCGTATTTAAGAACACACCAGAACCGTTTTTGAGAATGATCGCCGTTCATGAGTTGGCGCACTTAAAAGAGAAAGAGCACAACAAGGCTTTTTATAAGCTATGCAGGCATATGGAGCCGAGCTATCACCAGCTTGAGTTAGATATGAGGCTATATCTGACTCATATGGATCTTATCGGTCGGCTCTATTAG
- a CDS encoding DUF4345 domain-containing protein → MANYHHIILYIALIFLGGSLLVPGLMSILSPIWEGTPLTIGVDVRNQMRALNGMVTAVGAISFWCCFNLQDKRQLVRALGLILLFAGLAKVYSMLVDGVPGLYSSIYLIAEFSLAFLFLVWPPKGEAHTGRL, encoded by the coding sequence ATGGCAAATTATCATCATATTATTTTGTATATAGCGCTAATCTTCTTAGGGGGAAGCCTGTTGGTTCCTGGGTTGATGTCTATCCTTTCTCCTATATGGGAAGGAACCCCCTTAACGATAGGGGTAGATGTTAGAAACCAAATGCGGGCTTTAAATGGGATGGTGACGGCGGTGGGGGCAATATCATTCTGGTGTTGTTTTAACCTCCAAGACAAGCGTCAACTGGTGCGGGCGTTAGGATTGATATTACTATTTGCCGGGTTGGCGAAAGTATATTCAATGCTTGTGGATGGCGTGCCTGGACTTTACTCAAGTATCTATTTAATTGCAGAATTTAGCTTGGCTTTTCTGTTTTTAGTATGGCCACCGAAAGGAGAGGCGCATACAGGCAGGCTTTAG
- a CDS encoding indoleamine 2,3-dioxygenase translates to MQDSFENRGFLPASDPLTHFSPESEFSVLDDIGRDLPSRLLESDFRRYAQSLTIPQWPDNLSPIEHLPELRLYFVRTSFLASAYINQVGQPAIFSLPANIAVPLTKVAEVLAIPPILNYAGYALYNWKRFDQTRDIVLGNIDTIQNFVHLYDEHWFILVHVEIESQAAALLAAVERFVQEIRVSGKLPVEVINTQLKKIADCLVEQLRVLKRIPERMSPELYFKTFRPYIRFFENVEYEGVGRQAMSYRGETGAQSSIMPVLVQLLKIDHKPSALVDHLREIRQYMPQSHRDFITSTSLLPDLKPLAAPELFDQVLELMAQFREVHFEWASEYINKHVKDPRGTGGTPYMHWLRQLIDETRDHKNFKKR, encoded by the coding sequence ATGCAGGACTCTTTTGAAAATAGAGGTTTTCTACCGGCGTCAGATCCATTAACACACTTTAGTCCGGAAAGTGAATTTAGTGTTCTGGATGACATTGGGCGTGATTTACCCAGTAGGCTATTAGAGTCAGATTTTCGCCGATATGCCCAGTCGTTAACTATCCCTCAATGGCCTGATAATCTATCCCCCATAGAGCACCTCCCCGAACTTAGACTTTATTTTGTAAGAACATCGTTTCTTGCATCGGCTTATATTAATCAAGTTGGTCAACCCGCTATTTTTAGTTTACCTGCGAATATTGCTGTGCCTTTAACAAAGGTAGCGGAAGTCTTAGCGATACCGCCCATTTTAAATTATGCAGGGTACGCTCTTTACAATTGGAAACGTTTTGATCAAACCCGAGATATTGTCTTGGGAAATATCGATACCATCCAAAATTTTGTCCATTTATATGATGAGCACTGGTTTATTTTGGTTCATGTAGAGATAGAGTCGCAAGCGGCTGCCTTGTTGGCAGCAGTTGAACGTTTTGTTCAAGAGATTAGAGTGTCCGGAAAGCTGCCGGTTGAGGTGATAAATACTCAATTGAAAAAAATTGCTGACTGTTTGGTAGAGCAGTTGCGGGTATTGAAGCGCATTCCCGAAAGAATGTCTCCAGAGCTGTATTTTAAAACCTTTCGACCTTATATAAGGTTTTTTGAAAATGTCGAATATGAGGGAGTCGGGCGTCAGGCGATGAGTTATCGTGGAGAGACGGGGGCGCAGAGTTCAATTATGCCAGTGCTGGTACAGTTATTAAAAATTGACCATAAGCCGTCAGCACTAGTAGATCACTTACGTGAAATCCGCCAATACATGCCTCAAAGCCACAGGGATTTTATAACGAGCACTTCACTTTTACCTGACTTGAAGCCACTTGCGGCACCTGAACTGTTTGATCAGGTCTTAGAGCTGATGGCCCAGTTTAGGGAGGTGCATTTTGAATGGGCATCCGAATACATTAATAAGCACGTGAAAGATCCTAGGGGGACCGGAGGAACGCCATATATGCATTGGCTAAGGCAATTGATAGATGAAACCCGCGACCATAAAAATTTTAAGAAACGTTGA
- the pgsA gene encoding CDP-diacylglycerol--glycerol-3-phosphate 3-phosphatidyltransferase yields MTLPNILTISRIILIPVFVLAFYVPSESHRIIATGVFFLAGFTDWLDGYIARKMNQSTRFGAFLDPVADKLMVAVALTMIVEDFDSMWITIPAIIIIGREIVISALREWMAEMGKRASVAVSYIGKVKTGAQMWAILLMLFSPPGEMVANIGVGLLYLASVLTIWSMFIYLKAAWPDLTEEMYN; encoded by the coding sequence ATGACTTTGCCTAATATCTTAACTATATCCAGAATCATATTAATTCCGGTTTTTGTTCTTGCTTTTTACGTACCGAGTGAATCTCATCGAATCATTGCGACGGGCGTTTTCTTTCTGGCAGGTTTTACTGACTGGCTAGATGGCTACATTGCCAGAAAGATGAACCAGTCTACTCGCTTTGGCGCATTTCTCGACCCCGTGGCTGATAAGTTAATGGTTGCTGTTGCATTAACGATGATTGTTGAAGACTTTGACTCAATGTGGATTACCATTCCTGCCATTATCATTATCGGGCGTGAAATTGTTATCTCGGCATTGCGCGAATGGATGGCTGAAATGGGGAAGCGGGCCAGTGTCGCGGTATCTTACATTGGTAAGGTTAAAACCGGTGCGCAGATGTGGGCGATATTGCTAATGCTTTTTTCTCCACCGGGCGAAATGGTGGCAAATATAGGTGTTGGTCTATTGTATTTGGCTTCAGTGCTCACTATATGGTCAATGTTTATTTATTTAAAGGCGGCATGGCCTGATTTGACTGAAGAAATGTACAATTAA
- the uvrC gene encoding excinuclease ABC subunit UvrC: MSFDSAPFLKQLTTRPGVYRMYDAGGDILYVGKARNLKNRLSSYFRSTGLHVKTKALVSKIENIEITVTDSETEALLLEQNLIKELKPPYNILLRDDKSYPYIYLSKHKDYPSLTFKRARTKKEQGKYFGPYPSSGAVRESLNILQKIFKIRQCDESFFRNRARPCLQYQIKRCSAPCVKMISPEDYQKDMKRAAMFLEGKNPQVISELVDAMSEASRNLEFEKAAEIRDQIDFLRHVQEQQSIESSAGNIDVIGLAIKAGAACLSFMFVRGGRVLGHKNYFPKLALEQGEASLLGSFLAQFYLSSARSNDYPREIIVPCIPDDADLLSEALNASFGVSVKINHNVRTDRAKWKQLAQSNAEMSIASFLSKKENVFQRVESLRVGLELEEVPKRIECFDISHSSGEKTVASCVVFNDQGPFKADYRTYNIDGITPGDDYAAMKQALTRRYKKLKAGEGKWPDIVLIDGGKGQLGVAVNVFEELQLTGIQLVGVAKGVTRKAGFETLILPGEDGDKLLNLQSDSPALHLIQHIRDEAHRFAITGHRQRRDKARKTSTLENIDGIGPKRRRELLKYFGGLQEVKKASAEEIAKVPGISKTIAVIIYDHLHLD; this comes from the coding sequence GTGTCTTTCGATTCAGCACCCTTCCTCAAACAGCTTACGACTCGCCCCGGTGTATACAGAATGTACGACGCCGGTGGCGATATCTTATATGTTGGAAAAGCGCGTAACTTAAAAAATCGCCTTTCCAGTTATTTTCGCTCGACCGGGCTGCACGTTAAAACGAAAGCGTTGGTTAGCAAAATAGAGAATATAGAGATAACAGTCACGGATAGTGAAACAGAGGCATTGCTACTTGAGCAGAACCTCATTAAAGAGCTGAAACCGCCGTACAATATTCTATTGCGAGATGACAAATCCTACCCTTATATTTACCTTTCCAAGCACAAAGATTATCCATCATTAACGTTTAAACGAGCGAGAACAAAAAAAGAACAAGGTAAGTATTTTGGGCCGTACCCTAGCTCTGGTGCGGTTCGAGAAAGTCTGAATATTCTTCAGAAGATATTCAAGATCAGGCAGTGTGATGAAAGCTTTTTCAGAAATAGGGCGCGTCCTTGTTTACAGTACCAGATAAAGCGTTGCAGTGCGCCTTGCGTAAAGATGATATCCCCCGAAGATTACCAAAAGGATATGAAGCGTGCGGCTATGTTTTTGGAGGGCAAAAATCCTCAGGTTATCAGTGAGCTTGTTGATGCAATGAGTGAAGCGTCCCGGAATCTGGAGTTTGAAAAAGCAGCAGAAATCCGAGACCAAATTGACTTTCTGAGGCATGTTCAGGAGCAACAGTCTATTGAGTCCAGTGCCGGCAATATTGATGTGATTGGGTTAGCCATTAAAGCTGGGGCGGCTTGCCTGTCATTTATGTTTGTAAGAGGGGGGCGGGTGCTGGGGCACAAGAACTATTTCCCAAAGCTTGCATTGGAGCAAGGGGAGGCGTCGCTTCTTGGTAGTTTTTTGGCGCAGTTTTATCTAAGCAGTGCTCGCTCTAATGACTACCCACGTGAAATCATAGTGCCTTGTATCCCGGATGATGCTGACTTACTGTCGGAGGCGTTAAATGCTTCATTTGGTGTAAGTGTAAAAATTAATCATAATGTCAGGACGGATCGGGCAAAATGGAAGCAGTTAGCCCAGTCAAATGCCGAGATGAGCATCGCCAGCTTCTTATCGAAAAAAGAGAACGTTTTTCAGCGCGTTGAATCGCTAAGGGTAGGGCTTGAGTTGGAAGAAGTGCCCAAGCGGATTGAGTGCTTCGATATTAGTCATAGCTCCGGTGAGAAAACAGTCGCTTCATGTGTTGTATTTAATGATCAGGGGCCTTTTAAAGCAGATTATAGGACTTACAATATAGACGGAATTACTCCTGGCGATGACTATGCTGCAATGAAGCAAGCCTTAACAAGGCGCTATAAAAAGCTTAAGGCGGGAGAAGGAAAGTGGCCCGATATCGTTTTAATAGATGGGGGCAAAGGGCAGTTAGGTGTTGCCGTTAATGTTTTTGAGGAACTCCAATTGACCGGCATCCAGCTAGTTGGTGTGGCCAAAGGTGTAACCCGAAAAGCAGGCTTTGAAACGCTTATTTTGCCTGGAGAGGATGGCGATAAACTGCTTAACTTGCAGTCGGATTCTCCTGCATTACACCTTATTCAGCATATACGCGATGAGGCACACCGGTTTGCAATAACGGGTCACCGGCAGCGAAGGGATAAAGCGAGAAAAACATCAACATTAGAAAATATTGACGGAATAGGGCCAAAAAGGCGCCGAGAGTTGCTAAAATACTTCGGCGGACTACAAGAGGTAAAAAAGGCAAGTGCCGAAGAGATTGCCAAAGTGCCCGGAATATCGAAAACCATAGCAGTCATAATATATGACCACCTCCATTTAGATTGA
- the uvrY gene encoding UvrY/SirA/GacA family response regulator transcription factor, producing the protein MIKVLVVDDHDLVRAGISRMLSDESGIEVVGEACSGEDAVGVIRTVHPDIILMDLKMPGIGGLEATRKIKRLDDEIKVIVVTACADDPYPARVMQSGASAYITKGADIEEMIRAIRVVNSGQRYISPEIAQKLALKPFEETEEGTVFDKLSEREMQIATMIVSCIKVQDISDKLCLSPKTVNSYRYRIFEKLGITSDVELTLLAVRHGILDTENID; encoded by the coding sequence TTGATTAAAGTGCTCGTGGTAGACGATCACGACTTGGTGAGGGCTGGTATTTCTCGCATGTTGTCTGATGAGTCTGGTATAGAGGTTGTTGGCGAGGCTTGCTCAGGAGAGGATGCAGTCGGGGTTATTAGAACTGTTCACCCTGATATTATTCTCATGGATCTAAAAATGCCCGGCATTGGGGGGCTTGAGGCTACCCGAAAAATCAAGCGCCTCGATGATGAAATCAAAGTGATTGTTGTTACTGCCTGTGCAGATGACCCTTACCCGGCAAGGGTAATGCAGTCTGGTGCTTCTGCCTATATTACCAAAGGCGCTGATATTGAAGAGATGATTCGGGCGATACGTGTTGTTAATTCAGGTCAGCGCTATATTAGTCCTGAAATAGCTCAGAAACTTGCCTTAAAACCCTTTGAAGAAACCGAAGAGGGGACTGTCTTTGATAAGCTTTCTGAGCGGGAGATGCAGATAGCAACGATGATTGTCAGTTGCATCAAGGTTCAGGATATTTCAGACAAGCTTTGCTTAAGCCCAAAAACCGTAAACAGTTATCGCTACAGGATCTTCGAAAAACTGGGCATAACCAGTGATGTTGAGTTGACTCTGCTTGCTGTTCGTCACGGTATACTTGATACAGAAAATATAGATTAG
- a CDS encoding Bax inhibitor-1/YccA family protein — translation MQDNRFPGGQPQGITQTQTGTSLDSSAASVLKNTYMLLGLTIAFSAVVAFFSMNMPRPHFLIILAGFYGLFFLTAKLRNSPWGIVSTFALTGFMGYTLGPLIGMFAGAGAMGIVTDALGLTAMVFFGLSAYALVTKKDFSFLSGFLMAGFVVLIGAMVLSLFTDISGLHLAISCGFVLFSSAAILYETGNIIHGGERNYVMATIGLYVSIYNIFVSLLSILSSLSGDD, via the coding sequence ATGCAGGATAATCGTTTCCCTGGCGGCCAGCCTCAAGGGATCACTCAAACGCAAACAGGCACATCACTGGATAGCAGTGCAGCGTCGGTTTTGAAAAACACCTATATGCTGCTCGGGCTTACCATAGCTTTCTCGGCTGTGGTCGCATTCTTTTCAATGAATATGCCTCGCCCACACTTCCTAATCATACTTGCAGGTTTTTATGGGTTATTTTTCCTTACTGCAAAACTTCGTAATAGCCCTTGGGGCATCGTATCAACATTCGCTCTAACGGGCTTTATGGGTTATACGTTAGGCCCCCTAATTGGAATGTTCGCAGGTGCCGGCGCAATGGGCATTGTTACTGATGCGCTTGGCCTTACAGCAATGGTATTTTTCGGCTTATCAGCCTACGCCCTGGTTACCAAAAAAGACTTTAGCTTTTTAAGCGGTTTCTTAATGGCTGGCTTTGTCGTATTGATTGGTGCAATGGTGCTTTCGCTGTTTACCGACATCTCGGGGCTGCATTTAGCAATATCCTGTGGCTTTGTGTTGTTTTCTTCTGCTGCAATCCTCTATGAGACTGGTAATATTATTCATGGTGGCGAAAGGAACTATGTAATGGCAACGATCGGCCTTTATGTGTCAATTTACAATATCTTCGTCAGCCTACTAAGTATTCTATCCTCGCTGAGTGGCGACGACTAA
- the tusD gene encoding sulfurtransferase complex subunit TusD, whose amino-acid sequence MEYSLVVLGDPHSTASATTALNFARSLLKGGHDIFRVFFYHGGVQCANDLTTPAQDEARLPDEWAALKKQHNIDLVVCIAAGIKRGVLDQSEAERHEKTCSNLHPAFELSGLGQLVEATERSDRIITFGA is encoded by the coding sequence ATGGAATATTCATTAGTAGTTCTTGGAGACCCACACTCAACAGCTAGCGCTACGACTGCACTTAATTTCGCCCGCTCGCTATTGAAAGGGGGGCACGATATTTTTCGAGTATTTTTTTATCACGGCGGAGTGCAGTGCGCCAATGATCTAACCACCCCAGCTCAAGATGAGGCAAGACTCCCTGATGAATGGGCAGCCCTGAAAAAACAGCACAATATAGATTTAGTCGTCTGCATTGCTGCCGGCATTAAGAGAGGTGTGTTAGATCAGTCTGAGGCAGAGCGTCACGAGAAGACTTGCTCAAACTTACATCCGGCTTTCGAGCTGTCAGGCTTGGGACAACTTGTTGAAGCTACTGAACGCTCTGACCGAATCATTACTTTCGGAGCTTAG
- the tusC gene encoding sulfurtransferase complex subunit TusC produces MNSKNQAKQILVTLSQSPYGGTLAREAIDYCLAAAAFEQNVQVLFTGDAVLQLIKDQHPEAIKQKNISKTASALPIYGIENVYADQNSLDLYNLKPENLCLPVTVVSTRQIADLLANSSSTLNF; encoded by the coding sequence ATGAATTCAAAAAACCAGGCAAAACAGATACTCGTTACTCTCTCGCAAAGCCCTTATGGCGGAACCCTAGCTCGGGAGGCCATCGATTACTGCCTCGCGGCCGCCGCATTTGAGCAAAATGTTCAAGTTCTATTTACTGGCGACGCCGTACTTCAATTGATAAAAGACCAACACCCAGAAGCCATTAAGCAAAAAAACATATCAAAAACGGCTTCCGCTCTTCCGATCTATGGCATTGAAAACGTTTATGCCGATCAAAACAGTCTGGATCTATACAACCTGAAACCAGAAAACCTTTGCCTACCTGTAACCGTTGTGTCAACCCGCCAAATAGCTGACCTATTGGCTAACTCAAGCTCAACACTCAACTTTTGA
- the tusB gene encoding sulfurtransferase complex subunit TusB, whose product MKTLHILNKSPKTPFPASQCARFISEQDSVLLIEDAVYYALPSTIPLLLSTSLQSETTAIYALKEDLEARGILALAHKGVQLVSYDGFVELTASHDKSTSWY is encoded by the coding sequence ATGAAAACGCTGCACATTCTTAACAAATCCCCAAAGACCCCATTCCCTGCATCCCAATGCGCGCGCTTTATCTCAGAACAGGATTCGGTTCTATTAATTGAGGATGCCGTCTATTATGCACTACCCTCCACCATTCCCTTACTCTTGAGCACATCACTGCAATCAGAAACCACAGCCATATATGCTCTGAAAGAAGACCTGGAGGCAAGAGGAATCTTGGCATTAGCACACAAGGGGGTTCAATTGGTATCATATGACGGCTTTGTCGAACTCACAGCATCTCATGACAAATCTACAAGCTGGTACTAG
- a CDS encoding TusE/DsrC/DsvC family sulfur relay protein, with protein sequence MTIDIDVDKEGFLKNLNDWTPEIATILSQQEGIDLTPEHWEIIYLLRDFYLKYDIAPAMRILVKTAKETLGDSKGNSIHLLKLFPGSPAKLASKIAGLPKPTNCL encoded by the coding sequence ATGACTATAGATATTGACGTTGATAAAGAAGGCTTTTTAAAGAACCTTAACGACTGGACACCAGAGATAGCTACAATACTGTCTCAGCAGGAGGGCATAGACTTGACGCCCGAACATTGGGAAATAATATACCTGCTAAGAGACTTCTATTTGAAATATGATATCGCCCCTGCTATGCGCATTTTAGTCAAAACAGCGAAAGAGACTCTGGGCGACAGCAAAGGAAACAGCATTCATTTATTAAAGTTATTCCCCGGCAGCCCGGCAAAATTAGCAAGTAAAATTGCCGGGTTACCGAAACCAACTAATTGTTTATAG
- a CDS encoding glycosyl transferase family protein, protein MTTNKAKPYEEHPFAEYVRILGKGKKGSRSLTEQEAFSAMSMILDNKVEDLQLGAFLMLLRVKEESPEELSGFVKAAKTKIDAPDDLSVDLDWSSYAGKRRHPSWYLFSALCLAEHGMKVFMHGASGHTADRMYTEDVLTDLGLPVSGNWTSAAKTISESNFYYMPLATLLPRMNEMINMRPILGLRSPVHSLSRLINPLNANTVLQGIFHPAYSTMHQEAGQLLGYKNIAVIKGEGGEIERNPDNALELLSSGDQGLSREVWPKMFEKRHVKAEQMSVDYMKNVWRGDQQDEYAEGAIIGTMAIALKVTGRAKDQHEAFLQANQQWAKRNKERFI, encoded by the coding sequence ATGACCACAAATAAAGCTAAGCCTTATGAAGAACATCCCTTTGCAGAATACGTTCGCATACTGGGAAAAGGAAAGAAAGGAAGCCGCTCACTAACAGAGCAAGAAGCATTCTCTGCAATGTCCATGATTCTCGATAACAAAGTCGAAGATTTACAGCTTGGGGCATTTCTAATGCTGTTAAGGGTGAAAGAAGAATCGCCTGAAGAGTTGAGCGGGTTTGTAAAAGCTGCAAAAACTAAAATTGATGCACCAGACGATCTTTCAGTCGATCTTGACTGGTCATCATACGCTGGTAAGCGCCGCCACCCTTCTTGGTACCTGTTTTCCGCCCTCTGCCTTGCGGAGCATGGCATGAAGGTATTTATGCACGGAGCCAGCGGCCATACGGCAGACCGCATGTATACCGAAGACGTACTAACTGACCTTGGGCTACCGGTATCTGGAAACTGGACTTCAGCAGCCAAGACAATCAGTGAGTCAAACTTCTACTATATGCCGTTAGCCACGCTGCTACCAAGAATGAACGAAATGATTAACATGAGACCAATATTGGGCCTTCGCTCTCCTGTTCATTCTCTATCTCGCTTGATAAACCCACTAAACGCCAACACCGTCTTGCAAGGCATTTTTCACCCCGCTTATAGCACTATGCACCAGGAAGCAGGTCAACTCCTGGGCTACAAGAACATAGCCGTAATCAAGGGGGAAGGCGGAGAAATTGAAAGAAACCCAGACAACGCTTTGGAACTACTATCGTCCGGCGACCAAGGTCTAAGCAGAGAAGTCTGGCCAAAAATGTTTGAGAAACGACACGTCAAAGCAGAACAGATGTCAGTTGACTACATGAAGAACGTATGGAGAGGCGATCAACAAGATGAGTATGCTGAGGGCGCCATCATTGGAACAATGGCCATAGCTCTAAAAGTCACTGGGCGAGCAAAAGACCAGCATGAAGCCTTTTTGCAAGCAAATCAACAATGGGCAAAACGAAACAAAGAGCGCTTTATTTAA